In one Nitrososphaera viennensis EN76 genomic region, the following are encoded:
- a CDS encoding HAMP domain-containing histidine kinase: MHQPVFLSIRSKITFVSLFLSITTLFAVALISFISADNQLRERVSDQLISESTGRGAAIRSLVDTRIEQIRLMFTNSALQNAVEELNRNSSAVGDQRMQAYRDDFSAGIKSFQQVVGTPAGLENVKAMGVDGRVLFSSDPSEEGADLSQDRRFLRGMSESFLEFDRVNGQRKAIVTVPIYKNGQIGTPPAIGVMMATMDVAKFDEILLNREGLGETGEVYLVNANRTLISESRFIENAAFRTTVDTLAVNKCFDEGAEIFAVYPDYRNIPIVGSSYCASDLGFVLLAEIDEAEIFRPVTQLRDAILIAGAIITGVVVAIALYVAKTISRPITRLKDAADNISRGDYTHRVEVESGDEIGRLAEQFDMMRKSVLETNMNLNRLVRDRTKELTDMTNALDATAIVAVTDRDGTITKVNSRFAEISKYSEQELIGQNHRLLKSGHHPPAFFENMWKTISSGQIWEGEIKNRAKDGSFYWVKTTIVPFLGDDGQPKQYIAIHNDITNLKNTEERLNEALARDRANAEIIKMQVEELNITNEELRRKDKLKDEFLSMASHELKTPLTPIIGWCGALKSNTILGKLSGEQRAAVDTIEKNAVKLEKMVSDMLDAQKLELNEFKFDIGEVDVDRVIRNVERDLEFVMKENNIEFVVSAQPGLKLRSDETRIIQVLNALLYNSVDFVPKVGGRIELTAEARDGDDGSSSSSIVFGVRDNGPGIPKDKQRFLFKKFYQVDTSLKRKHGGTGLGLAISKGIVTGLGGQIWVDTEEGKGSSFYFSLPRETKNENPHN, encoded by the coding sequence TTGCACCAGCCCGTTTTCCTGAGCATCAGGTCCAAGATCACGTTTGTCAGCCTTTTTCTTTCGATAACGACCCTTTTTGCCGTCGCCCTCATCAGCTTCATCTCTGCTGACAACCAGCTGCGCGAAAGAGTCAGCGACCAGCTGATAAGCGAGTCCACAGGCAGGGGCGCGGCCATACGCTCGCTTGTCGACACGAGGATAGAGCAGATACGCCTGATGTTCACAAACAGCGCGCTGCAGAATGCCGTCGAGGAACTGAACCGGAACAGCTCGGCGGTAGGCGACCAGAGGATGCAGGCGTACAGGGACGACTTTTCGGCAGGCATCAAGTCTTTTCAGCAGGTCGTCGGGACCCCGGCGGGGCTTGAAAACGTCAAGGCGATGGGCGTTGACGGTCGCGTGCTCTTTTCGTCCGACCCGTCAGAGGAAGGCGCAGACCTGTCGCAGGACAGGCGGTTTCTGCGCGGGATGAGCGAGAGTTTCCTGGAATTTGACCGGGTCAACGGCCAGCGCAAGGCCATAGTCACCGTCCCGATATACAAAAACGGCCAGATAGGCACGCCGCCGGCGATAGGCGTCATGATGGCCACAATGGACGTGGCAAAATTTGACGAGATCCTGCTAAACCGCGAGGGCCTTGGGGAGACCGGCGAGGTGTACCTTGTAAACGCCAACAGGACGCTCATTTCCGAGTCAAGGTTCATTGAAAACGCCGCATTCCGCACGACAGTCGACACCCTGGCGGTCAACAAGTGCTTTGACGAAGGCGCCGAGATTTTTGCGGTCTATCCAGATTACAGGAACATCCCTATCGTCGGCTCGTCGTACTGCGCCAGCGACCTCGGGTTCGTGCTCCTTGCCGAGATCGACGAGGCAGAGATATTCCGGCCCGTAACGCAGCTGCGCGACGCCATCCTCATTGCAGGCGCCATAATCACGGGCGTGGTAGTCGCAATAGCCCTGTACGTGGCAAAGACCATCTCAAGGCCCATAACGCGTCTCAAGGACGCCGCCGACAACATCTCAAGGGGCGACTATACCCACAGGGTTGAAGTCGAGTCTGGCGACGAGATAGGCAGGCTTGCAGAGCAGTTTGACATGATGCGAAAGAGCGTGCTTGAGACCAACATGAACCTGAACCGGCTGGTGCGCGACCGCACAAAAGAGCTTACAGACATGACAAACGCGCTGGACGCGACTGCCATCGTGGCCGTGACCGACAGGGACGGCACGATAACAAAGGTGAACAGCAGGTTTGCCGAGATATCCAAATATTCAGAGCAGGAGCTCATAGGGCAGAACCACCGGCTCCTAAAGTCGGGGCACCACCCGCCGGCGTTTTTTGAGAACATGTGGAAGACCATTTCCTCCGGCCAGATATGGGAAGGCGAGATAAAGAACAGGGCCAAGGACGGAAGTTTCTACTGGGTCAAGACCACCATCGTGCCGTTTCTGGGCGACGACGGCCAGCCAAAGCAGTACATCGCAATACACAACGACATCACCAACCTGAAAAACACGGAGGAGCGCCTGAACGAGGCGCTTGCGCGCGACAGGGCAAACGCCGAGATAATCAAGATGCAGGTGGAAGAGCTGAACATCACAAACGAGGAGCTCCGGCGCAAGGACAAGCTGAAAGACGAGTTCCTGAGCATGGCGTCGCACGAGCTAAAGACGCCGCTCACCCCCATCATAGGCTGGTGCGGCGCATTAAAGTCAAACACCATCCTGGGCAAGCTGTCAGGAGAGCAGCGCGCCGCGGTCGACACGATTGAAAAGAACGCGGTCAAGCTCGAAAAGATGGTGAGCGACATGCTTGACGCTCAAAAGCTGGAGCTGAACGAGTTCAAGTTCGACATCGGAGAGGTGGACGTGGACCGCGTGATAAGGAACGTCGAGCGCGACCTGGAGTTTGTCATGAAGGAAAACAACATCGAGTTCGTGGTGAGCGCGCAGCCGGGCCTGAAGCTGCGGTCAGACGAGACGAGGATAATACAGGTGCTAAACGCGCTCCTGTACAACTCTGTCGATTTCGTCCCCAAGGTGGGAGGCAGGATAGAGCTCACGGCGGAAGCAAGAGACGGCGACGATGGCAGCAGTAGTAGTAGCATCGTCTTTGGCGTCAGGGACAACGGGCCGGGGATCCCAAAGGACAAGCAACGGTTCCTGTTCAAGAAATTCTACCAGGTCGATACGTCGCTGAAGCGCAAGCACGGCGGGACCGGCCTTGGGCTTGCGATATCAAAGGGCATAGTCACCGGCCTTGGCGGCCAGATATGGGTCGACACCGAAGAGGGCAAGGGCTCTAGTTTTTATTTCAGTCTACCGAGAGAAACAAAAAATGAGAATCCTCATAATTGA